One window from the genome of Spiractinospora alimapuensis encodes:
- a CDS encoding SURF1 family cytochrome oxidase biogenesis protein produces the protein MPHVLFTQRILTFTGLAALLVPVFVVLGFWQWDRFEQRLAATQLQEENIAAEEVAFDELTEVDGDLAPDDRWHSTTLTGEFDPDHEVLVRNRTSDDGPGFFVVTPLLTGDGTAALVNRGWVPRAEAADARPEVPPPPTGNVTVTGRAETSETTESTGIQDRDGLPEGQVMLIDVPTLAEEMPYPVLGGHIEMLSLEPAVDETPLPVTVDGYNWGLNLAYAVQWWLFAALVVGALVVLVRREVREAREGTNDAPGRDGREASGADGGADAPSVELDGERAS, from the coding sequence GTGCCTCACGTGTTGTTCACACAGCGAATACTGACGTTCACCGGGCTGGCCGCGTTGCTGGTCCCGGTGTTCGTCGTGTTGGGGTTCTGGCAGTGGGACCGTTTCGAGCAGCGGCTCGCGGCCACCCAACTGCAGGAGGAGAACATCGCCGCCGAGGAGGTGGCGTTCGACGAGCTCACCGAGGTCGACGGTGACCTCGCGCCGGACGACCGCTGGCACAGCACCACGCTCACGGGTGAGTTCGACCCGGACCACGAGGTTCTGGTCCGCAACAGGACCAGCGACGACGGGCCGGGCTTCTTCGTCGTGACGCCGCTGCTGACGGGGGACGGTACGGCGGCGCTCGTCAACCGAGGTTGGGTGCCCCGGGCTGAGGCGGCGGACGCGCGGCCCGAGGTGCCCCCGCCCCCGACAGGGAACGTGACGGTCACCGGGCGGGCCGAGACGAGCGAGACCACGGAGTCGACGGGCATCCAGGACCGGGACGGTCTGCCCGAGGGCCAGGTCATGCTCATCGACGTTCCCACGCTGGCCGAGGAGATGCCGTACCCGGTGCTCGGCGGCCACATCGAGATGCTCAGCCTGGAGCCCGCGGTGGACGAGACACCGCTCCCGGTCACTGTCGACGGCTACAACTGGGGGTTGAACCTCGCCTACGCCGTCCAGTGGTGGCTGTTCGCCGCGCTGGTGGTCGGCGCCCTCGTCGTCCTGGTCCGCCGTGAGGTGCGCGAGGCCCGCGAGGGGACGAACGACGCGCCGGGTCGCGACGGCCGGGAGGCCTCGGGGGCGGACGGCGGAGCTGACGCGCCGTCGGTCGAGCTGGACGGGGAGCGGGCATCATGA
- a CDS encoding Fur family transcriptional regulator, with amino-acid sequence MDDATQLRSVGLRVTAARLAILDVVRSGSHLDAESVASAVRDRVGQISTQAVYQALHALTDARLVRRIEPAGSPARYEGRVGDNHHHLVCRVCGDVTDVDCLTGEAPCLVPAEVAGFQVDEAEVVFWGVCPYCQSDTRDGSNSGGRESADATDAKNDVGPTKARLTA; translated from the coding sequence ATGGATGACGCCACGCAGCTACGCTCGGTCGGCCTTCGGGTTACCGCGGCGCGGTTGGCGATCCTCGACGTCGTGCGATCGGGCAGTCACCTGGACGCCGAAAGCGTCGCCAGCGCGGTTAGGGACAGGGTTGGTCAGATTTCCACGCAGGCCGTATACCAGGCGCTACATGCCCTGACCGACGCGCGTCTGGTGCGCCGGATCGAGCCAGCGGGCTCGCCGGCGCGGTACGAGGGACGGGTCGGTGACAACCACCATCACCTGGTCTGTCGGGTGTGCGGTGATGTGACCGACGTGGACTGTCTGACGGGAGAGGCCCCGTGTCTCGTACCCGCTGAGGTGGCCGGTTTCCAGGTGGATGAGGCCGAAGTCGTGTTCTGGGGCGTGTGTCCGTATTGCCAGAGCGACACGCGCGACGGTTCCAATTCCGGTGGCCGCGAGAGCGCGGACGCCACGGACGCCAAGAACGACGTCGGACCGACAAAGGCGCGGTTAACCGCGTGA
- a CDS encoding SPFH domain-containing protein, with product MNYVSLGITIVVAGLFLFGAIRSVRIVPQATEAVVERFGKYHRTLKSGFNIVIPFVDSIRVEVDKRDQVVSFPPQAAITQDNLSVSVDTVVYYRVTDSYDATYKVSNFITAVEQLVSATMRNVIGGMDLEQTLTSRDQINRELRSVLDEATADWGLKVTRVELKGIDPSESIQEAMEKQMQADRDKRAKILTAEGEKQSSVLRAEGEKTAAVLKARGSAEAETVQAKAEAEAMTLRARGEADAIAMVFKAIHSGRVNQDLLAYQYLQKLPEIAKGDANKVWFVPSEMGSGSSFWPFTQQLDDIAGALRKQGNGRDDHGNGNGDAESENGSERPFDPAEDLERRGYGKPPVLDD from the coding sequence ATGAATTACGTCAGCCTCGGCATCACCATCGTTGTCGCAGGTCTCTTCCTGTTCGGTGCGATACGTAGCGTGCGCATCGTCCCGCAGGCGACCGAAGCGGTTGTGGAGCGATTCGGGAAATACCACCGGACGCTCAAGTCGGGTTTCAACATCGTCATCCCGTTCGTCGACAGTATCCGGGTCGAGGTCGACAAGCGTGACCAGGTGGTCAGTTTCCCGCCCCAGGCCGCCATCACCCAGGACAACCTGTCGGTGAGTGTGGACACGGTGGTCTACTACCGGGTCACCGACTCCTACGACGCGACCTACAAGGTCTCGAACTTCATCACCGCCGTCGAGCAGTTGGTCTCGGCCACGATGCGTAACGTCATCGGTGGTATGGACCTGGAGCAGACGCTGACCTCGCGTGACCAGATCAACCGGGAGCTCCGGTCGGTCCTCGACGAGGCCACGGCCGACTGGGGGCTCAAGGTCACCCGTGTGGAGCTGAAGGGGATCGATCCTTCTGAGTCCATTCAGGAGGCGATGGAGAAGCAGATGCAGGCCGACCGCGACAAGCGGGCGAAGATCCTCACCGCGGAGGGGGAGAAGCAGTCGTCGGTCCTGCGCGCGGAGGGTGAGAAGACGGCGGCGGTCCTCAAGGCCCGGGGTAGCGCGGAGGCCGAGACCGTGCAGGCCAAGGCGGAGGCCGAGGCCATGACCCTGCGCGCCCGTGGTGAGGCGGATGCGATCGCGATGGTGTTCAAGGCCATCCACTCCGGGCGGGTGAACCAGGACCTCCTCGCCTACCAGTACCTGCAGAAACTGCCCGAGATCGCCAAGGGCGACGCCAACAAGGTTTGGTTCGTGCCCTCGGAGATGGGCTCGGGATCGTCGTTCTGGCCCTTCACCCAGCAGTTGGACGACATCGCCGGTGCGTTGCGCAAGCAGGGCAACGGACGGGACGACCACGGAAACGGCAACGGCGACGCGGAGAGCGAGAACGGCTCGGAGCGGCCGTTCGATCCGGCCGAGGACCTGGAGCGGCGCGGCTACGGCAAGCCGCCGGTCCTGGACGACTGA
- a CDS encoding HD domain-containing protein — MPDPVSVEVPGTDPGRLTAQLRFVLEVDRLKSVTRRNLLVDGSRRENSAEHSWYLALSARVFAEYAPPETDIDRVTEMLLIHDVVEVDAGDTFIYGADEQVRGQQVRERAAADRIFSLLPEEQALQARAVWDEFEARETPEARFARAIDRIAPMLANAATDGGTWTEYNVSKDQVLEKVKIIAEGSPQLGEYARGLIEDAATKGYLADS; from the coding sequence ATGCCGGACCCCGTCTCCGTCGAGGTCCCGGGCACCGACCCCGGGCGGCTCACCGCGCAGCTTCGCTTCGTCCTCGAGGTGGACCGGCTCAAGTCCGTGACGCGGCGCAACCTCCTCGTCGACGGCTCCCGCCGGGAGAACTCCGCCGAACACTCCTGGTACCTCGCGCTGTCCGCCCGGGTGTTCGCCGAGTACGCGCCCCCGGAAACCGACATCGACCGAGTGACCGAGATGCTGTTGATCCACGACGTCGTCGAGGTCGACGCCGGGGACACCTTCATCTACGGCGCCGACGAACAGGTGCGCGGTCAGCAGGTGCGTGAACGCGCCGCCGCCGACCGGATCTTCTCGCTTCTCCCCGAGGAGCAGGCGCTGCAGGCCCGCGCGGTGTGGGACGAGTTCGAGGCGCGGGAGACCCCCGAGGCGCGGTTCGCGCGCGCCATCGACCGCATCGCCCCGATGCTGGCGAACGCCGCCACCGACGGCGGCACGTGGACCGAGTACAACGTCAGCAAGGACCAGGTCCTGGAAAAGGTGAAGATCATCGCGGAGGGCTCGCCACAGTTGGGGGAGTACGCCCGCGGCCTGATCGAGGACGCCGCGACCAAGGGCTACCTCGCGGACTCCTGA
- a CDS encoding ABC transporter ATP-binding protein, which yields MDSHVVRMNGVGVRRDGAHLLSDVDWTVDAADRWVVIGPNGAGKTTLLRVAATQLFPTEGTVEVLEERLGAVDVFEVRPRVGFASAAVANEIPGQEKAIDLVMSASYAILGRWREAYDDLDRDRARALLAWFGVEHLAERRFSTLSEGERKRVQVARALMPDPELLLLDEPAAGLDLGGREDLVGRLSVLARDETSPCTVMVTHHLEEIPPGFTHALLLREGRAVAAGPIASVLTASTVSETFGLRLKVEQVDGRWSARAI from the coding sequence ATGGACAGCCACGTAGTACGGATGAACGGTGTCGGTGTCCGCCGGGACGGAGCCCACCTGCTCAGCGACGTTGACTGGACCGTGGACGCCGCGGACCGATGGGTGGTGATCGGACCCAACGGTGCCGGGAAGACGACCCTTCTGCGTGTCGCCGCGACCCAGCTCTTCCCGACCGAGGGCACGGTTGAGGTGCTGGAGGAGCGGCTCGGCGCCGTCGACGTGTTCGAGGTGCGCCCGCGCGTCGGATTCGCCAGCGCGGCGGTGGCCAACGAGATCCCCGGCCAGGAGAAGGCGATCGACCTGGTGATGAGCGCCTCCTACGCCATCCTCGGCCGTTGGCGCGAGGCCTACGACGACCTGGACCGCGACCGCGCGCGGGCCCTGTTGGCCTGGTTCGGGGTCGAGCATCTCGCCGAGCGGCGCTTCTCCACTCTTTCCGAGGGGGAGCGCAAGAGGGTGCAGGTGGCGCGGGCGCTCATGCCCGACCCGGAACTGCTTCTGCTGGACGAGCCCGCGGCCGGGCTCGACCTCGGTGGTCGGGAGGACCTGGTCGGGCGGCTGTCCGTTCTCGCCAGGGACGAGACGTCGCCGTGCACCGTGATGGTGACCCACCACTTGGAGGAGATTCCGCCGGGGTTCACCCACGCCCTGTTGTTGCGGGAGGGAAGAGCGGTCGCCGCGGGCCCCATCGCCAGCGTGTTGACCGCGAGCACCGTGAGCGAGACCTTCGGGCTGCGTCTCAAGGTGGAGCAGGTGGACGGCCGCTGGAGCGCTCGGGCGATCTGA
- a CDS encoding sulfite exporter TauE/SafE family protein, with protein MGIWEALAIAAAGVGAGAINAVVGSGTLLTFPVMLAMGFPPVTATVSNSIGLAPGAVAGAIGYRHELKGQRARLMRFAGMSLIGAIIGGTLLLRLPPEVFARVVPVLITLSCVLIVVQPWLGAWVRGRPGRKPEGGPLVSVGVLGAGIYGGYFAAAQGILLVGILGTSIDDKLQRINALKNALVSIVNITAAVFYIIFAQPSWTAVALIAVGSVIGGFLGGRFGRHLKPLVLRIVIVVIGMTAVVQLVVNGM; from the coding sequence GTGGGCATCTGGGAAGCACTCGCCATCGCCGCCGCCGGTGTCGGCGCGGGGGCGATCAACGCTGTCGTCGGTTCCGGGACGCTGCTGACGTTCCCGGTGATGCTGGCCATGGGTTTTCCGCCGGTGACGGCGACGGTCTCCAACAGCATCGGCCTCGCCCCGGGCGCGGTGGCCGGCGCGATCGGCTATCGACACGAGCTGAAGGGCCAGCGTGCCCGGCTGATGCGTTTCGCGGGGATGTCCCTCATCGGCGCGATCATCGGTGGAACCCTGCTCCTGCGGCTACCGCCGGAGGTGTTCGCGCGGGTCGTGCCCGTCCTGATCACACTCTCGTGTGTGCTCATCGTGGTGCAGCCGTGGCTGGGGGCGTGGGTCCGCGGTCGCCCGGGACGCAAGCCCGAGGGTGGTCCCCTGGTGTCGGTGGGCGTGCTCGGCGCCGGGATCTACGGTGGCTACTTCGCGGCGGCCCAGGGCATCCTGCTGGTTGGCATCCTGGGGACCAGCATCGACGACAAGCTCCAACGCATCAACGCGCTCAAGAACGCCTTGGTCTCGATCGTCAACATCACCGCGGCGGTTTTCTACATCATCTTCGCCCAGCCGTCGTGGACCGCGGTGGCGTTGATCGCCGTGGGGTCGGTGATCGGCGGGTTCCTCGGGGGGCGGTTCGGGCGTCACCTCAAGCCGCTCGTTCTGCGGATCGTGATCGTCGTCATCGGCATGACCGCGGTGGTCCAGCTCGTCGTCAACGGGATGTGA
- a CDS encoding catalase codes for MSDRVPFTTNDVGVPAPSDSHSQSVGPNGPLLMQDHYVIQKMAHFNRERVPERVVHAKGGGAYGELEITEDVSQYTKADLFQKGKRTPLFLRFSTVAGELGSADTARDPRGFALKFYTEEGNYDIVGNNTPIFFIRDPSNFSDFIHSQKRRADNHLRDNNMQWDFWTLKPESAHQVSFLMTDRGTPRSWRHMHGFGSHTFMWYNADGRKFWVKYHFKTEQGVENFTADEAKALEAQDPDFHIRDLWTSINKGDYPSWKVNVQVMPFEDAADYRFNPFDLTKVWPHSDYPEITIGRFTLNRNPENYFAEVEQVALEPSNLVPGIAMSPDKMLQGRLFSYPDTHRYRIGANYNELPVNRSVAPVHSYNRDGQGRHNNPADPVYAPNTVGGAAADPSFYNDGDSYNVTGEIVRSAYTLHKEDDDFAQPRALWEKVLSDGERANMVSNIVGHASAPEVTADMKKRVVEYWTNVHPDLGAGVAKGLDVA; via the coding sequence ATGAGTGACCGGGTCCCGTTCACCACGAACGACGTGGGTGTGCCGGCGCCGAGCGACAGCCACTCGCAGTCCGTGGGCCCCAACGGCCCCCTGCTGATGCAGGACCACTACGTGATCCAGAAGATGGCTCACTTCAACCGGGAGCGGGTCCCCGAGCGGGTCGTCCACGCCAAGGGCGGCGGTGCCTACGGTGAGCTGGAGATCACGGAGGACGTGAGCCAGTACACCAAGGCGGACCTGTTCCAGAAGGGCAAGCGGACGCCGCTGTTCCTTCGCTTCTCCACGGTCGCCGGTGAGCTCGGCAGCGCCGACACCGCCCGTGACCCCCGCGGCTTCGCACTGAAGTTCTACACGGAGGAGGGCAACTACGACATCGTCGGCAACAACACGCCGATCTTCTTCATTCGTGACCCCTCGAACTTCTCGGACTTCATCCACTCGCAGAAGCGCCGGGCGGACAACCACCTGCGTGACAACAACATGCAGTGGGACTTCTGGACCCTGAAGCCCGAGTCCGCGCACCAGGTCAGCTTCCTGATGACCGACCGGGGCACGCCGCGTTCCTGGCGGCACATGCACGGCTTCGGTAGCCACACCTTCATGTGGTACAACGCCGACGGTCGCAAGTTCTGGGTCAAGTACCACTTCAAGACCGAGCAGGGTGTCGAGAACTTCACCGCGGACGAGGCCAAGGCGCTCGAGGCCCAGGACCCCGACTTCCACATCCGGGACCTGTGGACCTCGATCAACAAGGGCGACTACCCGTCGTGGAAGGTCAACGTCCAGGTCATGCCGTTCGAGGACGCGGCGGACTACCGGTTCAACCCGTTCGACCTGACAAAGGTGTGGCCGCACTCCGACTACCCGGAGATCACGATCGGGCGCTTCACCCTCAACCGCAACCCGGAGAACTACTTCGCGGAGGTGGAGCAGGTCGCGCTGGAGCCCTCCAACCTCGTCCCCGGGATCGCGATGAGCCCGGACAAGATGCTCCAGGGCAGGCTGTTCTCCTACCCCGACACGCACCGCTACCGCATCGGCGCGAACTACAACGAGCTGCCGGTCAACCGGTCGGTCGCTCCGGTGCACAGCTACAACCGGGACGGTCAGGGGCGGCACAACAACCCGGCGGACCCGGTCTACGCGCCCAACACGGTGGGCGGCGCCGCCGCTGACCCGTCGTTCTACAACGACGGTGACAGCTACAACGTGACCGGCGAGATCGTCCGTTCGGCCTACACCCTGCACAAGGAGGACGACGACTTCGCGCAGCCGCGTGCGCTGTGGGAGAAGGTCCTCAGTGACGGTGAGCGCGCCAACATGGTGTCCAACATCGTGGGCCACGCGTCCGCGCCGGAGGTCACCGCGGACATGAAGAAGCGCGTGGTGGAGTACTGGACCAACGTCCACCCCGACCTCGGGGCGGGCGTCGCCAAGGGGCTCGACGTCGCGTAG
- a CDS encoding chaplin — MPTKLTRGAVMIAALAAGAFASLSGVAHADQVTDGSGGIGSGNQINVPIDVAVELCGNSVAAVVGVSEAECVQIAEELASDGSNQVSDGSGGIASGNQINIPVDIAVSLCGNSIAVAGVSQAECQQVAQELADGDDSTNQVSDGSGGIGSGNQVDVPIDADVEICGNAVAILGVATAECVTSEGETPEEHEPEDPGDNGCEGDNGGEGCTEDDNGCDGDGGHEEECEEGNGGDDNGGNGCDDGNGEDCPEGPGPEDQDGPEKDDETPDDANPPHAADSSSALPTTGSALYGILIAALALVTFGGGAIYLARRRRSRAGVES; from the coding sequence ATGCCAACTAAGTTGACTCGTGGCGCGGTGATGATCGCCGCCCTGGCGGCGGGGGCGTTCGCCAGCCTCTCTGGGGTAGCCCACGCGGACCAGGTGACAGACGGGTCCGGCGGAATCGGGAGCGGGAACCAGATCAACGTTCCCATCGACGTCGCGGTGGAACTCTGCGGAAACTCCGTGGCGGCCGTGGTCGGAGTCTCCGAAGCGGAATGTGTGCAAATCGCGGAAGAGCTGGCGAGTGACGGCTCGAACCAGGTATCGGACGGTTCGGGTGGAATCGCCAGCGGGAACCAGATCAACATTCCCGTGGATATCGCCGTAAGCCTGTGCGGTAACTCGATCGCCGTCGCGGGAGTTTCCCAGGCCGAGTGCCAGCAGGTCGCGCAGGAGCTCGCCGACGGCGATGACTCGACCAACCAGGTGTCCGACGGGTCCGGCGGAATCGGAAGCGGGAACCAGGTCGACGTCCCCATCGACGCCGACGTCGAGATCTGCGGCAACGCAGTGGCCATTCTCGGCGTGGCCACCGCCGAGTGCGTTACCTCCGAGGGAGAGACCCCGGAGGAACACGAGCCGGAGGACCCGGGTGACAACGGGTGCGAAGGTGACAACGGCGGCGAGGGCTGCACCGAGGACGACAACGGGTGTGACGGCGACGGCGGTCACGAGGAGGAGTGCGAAGAAGGCAACGGAGGGGACGACAACGGCGGCAACGGCTGTGACGACGGAAACGGGGAGGACTGCCCGGAGGGTCCTGGTCCGGAGGACCAGGACGGTCCTGAGAAGGACGACGAGACGCCGGACGACGCCAACCCCCCGCACGCGGCGGACAGTAGCTCCGCACTGCCGACGACCGGGTCGGCCCTGTACGGCATCCTGATCGCGGCGCTGGCCCTGGTCACCTTCGGCGGCGGTGCCATCTACCTCGCGCGTCGTCGGCGCAGCCGGGCGGGGGTCGAATCCTGA
- the add gene encoding adenosine deaminase, with product MSDLAPIDAFVADLPKVELHVHLEGSMRPHTLMRLAAKHGVAGVPSSPEELAEWYEFSDFEHFVQVYLQAVEVLREEEDFAALTADVAGALAAQNVRYAELHVSLYTHLMRGIPASTVFAGLEAARLEAERTSGIRLRWIPDFPGQFGVESGTETLDAVLAHGPDSVLGFGVGGIEVDRDQFEGLYGRARAAGLRSLPHAGENSGPRSVWSAINKLHAERIGHGIDAMRDPELVAYLRDTQLPLDVSPTSNVCTRGVASLEEHPLPQMVEAGLKVTLNTDDPPMFGTDLLREYRVAHDLGFDDAGLARLAGNGVDASFLPDEEKDALRAEIDATLARHRAPESATEVPR from the coding sequence ATGAGCGATCTCGCCCCGATTGACGCTTTCGTCGCCGACCTGCCCAAGGTCGAGCTGCACGTCCACCTCGAGGGGTCGATGCGGCCGCACACCCTGATGCGACTGGCGGCGAAGCACGGTGTCGCGGGCGTGCCGAGTTCGCCTGAGGAGCTCGCCGAGTGGTACGAGTTCTCCGACTTCGAGCACTTCGTGCAGGTGTACCTGCAGGCGGTGGAGGTGCTTCGGGAGGAGGAGGACTTCGCCGCCCTGACGGCGGACGTCGCGGGGGCGTTGGCGGCGCAGAACGTCCGCTACGCCGAACTGCACGTGAGTCTGTACACCCACCTGATGCGCGGGATTCCCGCCAGCACGGTTTTCGCGGGCCTGGAGGCGGCGCGCCTCGAGGCGGAACGCACCTCGGGCATCCGTCTGCGTTGGATCCCCGACTTCCCCGGGCAGTTCGGGGTGGAGAGCGGGACGGAGACCCTGGACGCCGTCCTCGCCCACGGTCCCGACTCGGTCCTCGGGTTCGGGGTCGGTGGGATCGAGGTCGACCGGGACCAGTTCGAGGGGCTCTACGGTCGGGCCCGCGCCGCCGGACTGCGCAGTCTCCCGCACGCCGGTGAGAACAGCGGACCGCGGAGCGTGTGGTCGGCGATCAACAAGCTCCACGCCGAGCGCATCGGGCACGGCATCGACGCCATGCGGGATCCGGAGCTGGTGGCCTACCTCCGTGACACCCAGCTTCCGCTCGACGTGTCCCCCACGTCCAACGTCTGTACGCGTGGGGTCGCCTCACTGGAGGAGCACCCGCTGCCCCAGATGGTGGAGGCCGGCCTCAAGGTCACGCTCAACACCGACGACCCGCCGATGTTCGGGACCGACCTCCTTCGGGAGTACCGTGTGGCGCACGATCTCGGGTTCGACGACGCGGGACTCGCACGGCTCGCCGGCAACGGGGTGGACGCCAGTTTCCTCCCCGACGAGGAGAAGGACGCCCTGCGCGCGGAGATCGACGCGACCCTCGCGCGGCACCGCGCGCCCGAATCCGCTACTGAGGTTCCGCGCTGA
- a CDS encoding alpha/beta hydrolase family protein produces the protein MAETDPTDPDEPENPTASGGTPVTGTAAGVPYLAVPPATTEPAPLVVALHALEPPRAEAALAGALPMRELSAWRIYLGLPLFGERLPAGGVAEINRRGQDDYVAELFGPVVSEAAEELPSVVRELTVEFPVLPGHVGALGVGAGAAAVLLAAVEGLLPLTATVAVNPVLHPSLATDARRRRRGIDYTWTAAAERQAARLDILDRVPELTERPGNPPLLVVTGENDAVVPPERGEALVERATAGYAPRSLRHLSIPGLAHTMGPEPGLAPAPPTPSTVLVDRAAEEWFDLHLTSGAESTHLLHRPDPA, from the coding sequence GTGGCGGAAACCGACCCGACGGACCCGGACGAGCCGGAGAACCCAACGGCGTCCGGTGGCACACCGGTGACGGGCACGGCCGCCGGCGTTCCCTACCTCGCGGTCCCCCCGGCGACGACCGAACCGGCTCCCTTGGTCGTCGCGCTGCACGCCCTGGAGCCGCCCCGGGCCGAGGCCGCGCTCGCCGGCGCCCTGCCCATGAGAGAGCTCAGCGCGTGGCGGATCTACCTCGGGCTCCCCCTCTTCGGCGAAAGACTGCCCGCGGGCGGCGTGGCCGAGATCAACCGTCGGGGACAGGACGACTACGTCGCCGAGCTCTTCGGTCCTGTCGTCAGCGAGGCCGCGGAGGAGCTTCCCTCGGTCGTGCGGGAGCTCACCGTCGAGTTCCCGGTGCTGCCGGGCCATGTGGGCGCGCTGGGTGTGGGCGCCGGCGCCGCCGCTGTACTGCTCGCCGCCGTCGAGGGGCTCCTCCCCCTGACCGCCACGGTGGCGGTGAACCCGGTGCTGCACCCCTCGTTGGCGACCGACGCCCGGCGACGCCGTCGTGGCATCGACTACACCTGGACAGCGGCGGCGGAGCGACAGGCCGCGCGACTCGACATCCTGGACCGCGTCCCCGAACTGACCGAACGCCCCGGAAACCCCCCACTCCTCGTCGTCACGGGCGAGAACGACGCGGTCGTGCCGCCGGAACGAGGCGAGGCGCTGGTCGAACGCGCGACCGCCGGATACGCTCCGCGCAGCCTCCGCCACCTGTCCATCCCCGGTCTCGCGCATACGATGGGGCCGGAGCCGGGACTGGCCCCGGCACCTCCCACCCCCAGCACCGTGCTGGTCGATCGGGCCGCCGAGGAGTGGTTCGACCTCCATCTGACCTCGGGGGCGGAGAGCACACACCTGTTACACCGTCCCGACCCAGCCTGA
- a CDS encoding CapA family protein: MAPTSRVPMRIPQLSVLLPLVLLASCSGTQDDENPDAQQAPESSPTAEADESQDGGDDAEPFTIAFGGDTLFEGQLRDRLNTPETALGDAAEVFQTSDLAMVNLETAVTERGTPADKEFVFRAPPSAYEALSAAGVDVATVANNHGMDYGEEGLADTLDHAEEADFPLVGIGRDADEAYEPYVVDVNGNTVAMFGATDVLDAEFLQAWTAGDDSPGLASTKDESRERMLEAVREAEETADTVIVFLHWGLEGDHCPLGHAPDLAHDLIDAGANAIVGGHAHVLGPGGYYDDSYVHFGLGNFVFYNFSGPTAETGILRLTMRGDEILEDEWIPAQIQGGVPSFYENADADNALGTWEGYRETCDVGLSAEPQ; encoded by the coding sequence ATGGCACCGACGTCTCGTGTCCCTATGCGCATTCCCCAACTCTCGGTCCTCCTGCCCCTCGTCCTCCTCGCCTCCTGCAGCGGCACCCAGGACGACGAGAACCCCGACGCGCAACAAGCCCCCGAGTCCTCCCCGACCGCCGAGGCCGACGAGAGCCAGGACGGAGGGGACGACGCCGAGCCGTTCACCATCGCGTTCGGTGGCGACACCCTCTTCGAGGGCCAACTGCGCGACCGCCTCAACACCCCCGAGACCGCGCTCGGCGACGCCGCGGAGGTCTTCCAGACGAGCGACCTCGCCATGGTCAACCTGGAGACCGCGGTCACCGAGCGCGGGACACCCGCCGACAAGGAGTTCGTCTTCCGTGCCCCGCCCTCCGCCTACGAGGCGCTCAGCGCCGCCGGCGTCGACGTGGCGACGGTGGCGAACAACCACGGGATGGACTACGGCGAGGAGGGCCTCGCCGACACCCTCGACCATGCCGAGGAGGCCGACTTTCCCCTCGTCGGGATCGGCCGCGACGCCGACGAGGCCTACGAGCCCTACGTCGTCGACGTCAACGGCAACACCGTCGCCATGTTCGGCGCGACGGACGTCCTCGACGCGGAGTTCCTCCAGGCGTGGACGGCCGGGGACGACTCACCGGGACTGGCCTCCACCAAGGACGAGTCCCGGGAGCGCATGCTCGAGGCGGTCCGGGAGGCGGAGGAGACCGCGGACACGGTCATCGTCTTCCTGCACTGGGGCCTGGAGGGGGACCACTGTCCCCTGGGTCACGCGCCGGACCTCGCCCACGACCTGATCGACGCCGGGGCCAACGCCATCGTGGGCGGACACGCGCACGTGCTCGGCCCCGGTGGCTACTACGACGACTCCTACGTCCACTTCGGGCTGGGCAACTTCGTCTTCTACAACTTCTCCGGCCCCACCGCGGAGACGGGAATCCTACGACTCACCATGCGGGGCGACGAGATCCTCGAGGACGAGTGGATCCCGGCACAGATCCAGGGCGGAGTCCCCTCGTTCTACGAGAACGCCGACGCCGACAACGCGCTGGGCACGTGGGAGGGCTACCGCGAGACGTGCGACGTGGGTCTCAGCGCGGAACCTCAGTAG